The following coding sequences are from one Camelus dromedarius isolate mCamDro1 chromosome 30, mCamDro1.pat, whole genome shotgun sequence window:
- the CEBPD gene encoding CCAAT/enhancer-binding protein delta has translation MSAALFSLDSPARGAPWSAEPAAFYEPGRAGKPGRGTEPAAPAMYDDESAIDFSAYIDSMAAVPTLELCHDELFADLFNSNHKAGALELLPGGPARPAVPGPAPRPLKREPDWGDGDAPGSLLPAQVAACAQTVVSLAAAAQPTPPASPEPPRRSPAPPAPGPARDKAAGKRGPDRGSPEYRQRRERNNIAVRKSRDKAKRRNQEMQQKLVELSAENEKLQQRVEQLTRDLAGLRRFFKQLPGAPFLPGAGAADAR, from the coding sequence ATGAGCGCCGCGCTTTTCAGCCTGGACAGCCCGGCGCGCGGCGCCCCCTGGTCCGCGGAGCCCGCCGCCTTCTACGAGCCGGGCCGCGCGGGAAAGCCGGGCCGCGGGACCGAGCCGGCCGCGCCCGCCATGTACGACGACGAGAGCGCCATCGATTTCAGCGCCTACATCGACTCCATGGCCGCCGTGCCCACTCTGGAACTGTGCCACGACGAACTCTTCGCCGACCTCTTCAACAGCAACCACAAGGCGGGAGCCCTGGAGCTGCTGCCCGGGGGCCCCGCGCGCCCCGCGGTCCCCGGGCCGGCGCCGCGACCGCTCAAGCGCGAGCCCGACTGGGGCGATGGCGACGCGCCCGGCTCGCTGCTGCCCGCGCAGGTGGCCGCGTGCGCGCAGACGGTGGTGAGCCTGGCGGCCGCCGCGCAACCCACGCCGCCCGCGTCGCCCGAGCCGCCGCGCCGCAGCCCTGCGCCCCCAGCACCCGGGCCGGCGCGCGACAAGGCGGCGGGAAAGCGGGGCCCCGACCGCGGCAGCCCCGAGTACCGGCAGCGGCGCGAGCGCAACAACATCGCCGTGCGCAAGAGCCGCGACAAGGCCAAGCGGCGCAACCAGGAGATGCAGCAGAAGCTGGTGGAGCTTTCGGCCGAGAACGAGAAGCTCCAGCAGCGCGTGGAGCAGCTGACGCGGGACCTGGCCGGGCTGCGGCGCTTCTTCAAGCAGCTGCCCGGCGCGCCCTTCCTGCCCGGCGCGGGGGCGGCGGACGCGCGGTGA